In Burkholderia sp. WP9, a genomic segment contains:
- the pyrF gene encoding orotidine-5'-phosphate decarboxylase — protein MSNFIQTLNDAWQRTNSLLCVGLDPEPTKFPGALAGRPEAIFDFCRTIVDATAPYASSFKPQIAYFAAHRAEDQLEQLIAHIHANHPGLPVILDAKRGDIGSTAEQYAREAFERYQADAVTVNPYMGFDSIQPYLEHEGKGVIVLCRTSNAGGSDLQFLETGGRPLYQVVAQLAADKWNASGQLGLVVGATFPKEIEVVRGIVGDMPLLIPGIGAQGGDVQATVNAGRTANGTGMLINSSRAIIYAGKGDDFAEAAAKAAMETRDRINAFR, from the coding sequence ATGTCCAATTTCATCCAGACACTCAACGACGCCTGGCAGCGCACCAACTCGCTGCTGTGCGTCGGCCTCGATCCCGAGCCCACTAAATTCCCGGGCGCGCTCGCGGGCCGGCCCGAAGCGATTTTCGACTTCTGCCGCACGATCGTCGACGCAACGGCGCCGTATGCGTCGTCGTTCAAACCGCAGATTGCCTACTTCGCGGCACATCGCGCGGAAGACCAGCTCGAGCAGTTGATCGCCCACATTCACGCGAACCATCCGGGGCTGCCGGTGATTCTGGATGCGAAGCGCGGCGACATCGGCAGCACCGCCGAGCAATATGCGCGCGAGGCGTTCGAGCGCTATCAGGCCGACGCGGTCACGGTGAATCCGTACATGGGTTTCGATTCGATCCAGCCGTATCTGGAGCACGAAGGCAAAGGCGTCATCGTGCTGTGCCGCACGTCGAACGCGGGTGGCTCCGATCTGCAATTCCTGGAAACGGGCGGCCGTCCGCTGTATCAGGTCGTCGCGCAACTGGCGGCTGACAAATGGAATGCAAGCGGCCAACTGGGTCTGGTGGTCGGCGCGACGTTCCCGAAGGAAATCGAAGTGGTGCGGGGGATTGTCGGCGATATGCCGCTGCTGATTCCGGGCATCGGCGCGCAAGGCGGCGACGTGCAAGCCACGGTCAACGCCGGCCGTACCGCGAATGGCACGGGCATGCTGATCAACTCGTCGCGGGCGATTATCTACGCGGGCAAGGGTGACGATTTCGCCGAAGCCGCAGCGAAGGCCGCGATGGAAACGCGCGACCGGATCAACGCGTTCCGGTAA
- a CDS encoding cupin domain-containing protein, producing MPDSRAVKDELVRRLDLKPHPEGGFFSETYRSAERVMRDKDGGGSAETRSASTAIYYLLSDGAHSAWHRIKSDEVWHFYAGEPLHVHVLDETGALVTHRLGNALTHADAVFQAVVPAGLWFAAECADPATFALVGCTVAPGFEFSEFELADVDALKARHPQHAALIGRLGPI from the coding sequence ATGCCTGATTCGCGCGCAGTCAAAGACGAACTGGTCCGCCGCCTCGATCTCAAGCCGCATCCCGAAGGCGGATTTTTTAGCGAAACGTATCGGTCGGCGGAGCGCGTGATGCGCGACAAAGACGGCGGCGGTTCCGCGGAAACCCGCTCGGCGTCGACAGCGATCTACTACCTGCTCAGTGACGGCGCGCATTCGGCGTGGCATCGGATCAAATCCGACGAGGTCTGGCATTTCTATGCGGGCGAGCCGTTGCACGTTCACGTGCTCGACGAGACCGGCGCGCTGGTGACGCACAGACTCGGCAACGCGCTGACGCATGCCGACGCTGTGTTTCAGGCCGTGGTGCCCGCAGGTTTGTGGTTCGCGGCGGAGTGCGCGGATCCGGCGACCTTCGCGCTGGTGGGCTGCACCGTCGCGCCGGGTTTTGAATTCAGCGAATTCGAGCTGGCGGATGTCGATGCGCTGAAAGCGCGACATCCGCAGCATGCGGCGTTGATCGGGCGGTTGGGGCCCATTTGA
- a CDS encoding CinA family protein, translating into MPTDSVVHQLAIRVSNRLRDERLMLVTAESCTGGMVATAITDISGSSGWFERGFVTYSNQAKSEMIGVPAELIEKHGAVSEQVARAMAEGALRNSRAQVSLSITGVAGPGGGTETKPVGMVSFGWSNRLHTSVETKIFKGDREKIRVQAAAHALRGVLALLDEREH; encoded by the coding sequence ATGCCTACCGATTCCGTCGTTCATCAGCTCGCCATTCGCGTGAGCAACCGTCTGCGCGACGAGCGCCTGATGCTCGTCACCGCCGAGTCCTGCACGGGCGGCATGGTGGCGACCGCGATCACCGACATTTCCGGCAGCAGCGGCTGGTTCGAGCGCGGCTTCGTCACGTATTCGAATCAGGCGAAGAGCGAAATGATCGGCGTGCCCGCCGAGTTGATCGAGAAGCACGGCGCGGTCAGCGAGCAGGTGGCGCGCGCCATGGCCGAAGGCGCGCTGCGCAATAGCCGCGCGCAGGTTTCGCTGTCGATTACCGGCGTCGCCGGTCCGGGTGGCGGCACCGAGACCAAGCCGGTCGGCATGGTCTCGTTCGGCTGGAGCAACCGGCTGCATACGTCGGTGGAAACGAAGATTTTCAAGGGCGACCGCGAAAAGATTCGCGTGCAGGCCGCCGCACATGCCTTGCGCGGGGTACTCGCCTTGCTCGACGAGCGCGAGCATTAA
- a CDS encoding phosphatidylglycerophosphatase A — protein sequence MQTDPPLGAADKLIGGEPPRAPRAPDPRPPGRQPRRATARFMLSHPLHILSLGFGSGLSPVAPGTIGTLFAWASFAVLSRYLTVVEWGALIVAGFFGGIAICGFTAKKLGIDDPSPVVWDEIIAFWLVLLMVTPVTLTGQLWAFIVFRFFDMVKPPPIGYFDRRLKGGFGIMFDDLVAAFFTLLVIALWRMSV from the coding sequence ATGCAGACTGATCCCCCGCTCGGCGCTGCCGACAAACTCATCGGCGGCGAACCGCCCCGCGCGCCGCGCGCGCCCGATCCGCGTCCGCCGGGCCGTCAGCCGCGCCGTGCCACCGCGCGCTTCATGCTGTCGCATCCGCTGCACATCCTGTCGCTGGGGTTTGGCAGCGGCTTGTCGCCAGTCGCGCCGGGCACGATCGGCACGCTCTTCGCGTGGGCCTCGTTCGCCGTCCTGAGCCGCTACCTGACGGTGGTCGAATGGGGCGCGCTGATCGTGGCCGGCTTCTTCGGCGGGATTGCGATTTGCGGGTTTACCGCGAAGAAGCTCGGCATCGACGATCCGTCGCCCGTGGTGTGGGACGAAATCATCGCCTTCTGGCTGGTGCTGCTGATGGTCACGCCGGTCACGCTGACCGGCCAGCTGTGGGCGTTCATCGTGTTCCGCTTCTTCGACATGGTGAAACCGCCGCCCATCGGTTATTTCGATCGACGTCTGAAAGGTGGCTTTGGCATCATGTTCGATGACCTGGTCGCCGCGTTTTTCACGCTGCTCGTGATTGCGCTCTGGCGCATGTCCGTATAA
- the thiL gene encoding thiamine-phosphate kinase has translation MLSEFSLIDRFFARRAAARPSDAAGGTLGIGDDCALLAPPAGEMLAISTDMLVEGRHFFPDVDPEALGHKALAVNLSDLAAMGAKPLAFTLAFALPKADEAWLAAFSEGLFALAERYGCELVGGDTTGGPLNLCITVFGSVPPRAALRRDAAQPGDDIWISGTLGDARAGLGVQRGEWSADASDAATFRRALERPEPRVALGLALRGIAHAALDLSDGLAGDLLHILERSNLRAAVDVDAVPRSDALRRLSPEIQRRCTLAGGDDYELCFTAPASARASVEAAGRDVGVPVTRIGTISALQAATERPAISWHDTAGAPLTLTLQGFDHFHAD, from the coding sequence ATGCTCTCCGAGTTTTCGCTGATCGATCGCTTCTTCGCCCGCCGCGCTGCGGCGCGGCCCTCCGACGCCGCGGGCGGCACGCTCGGCATCGGTGACGACTGTGCGCTGCTCGCGCCGCCCGCAGGCGAAATGCTGGCGATTTCGACGGACATGCTGGTCGAAGGCCGCCACTTCTTTCCTGACGTCGATCCCGAGGCGCTGGGTCACAAAGCGCTGGCGGTCAATCTGTCGGACCTCGCCGCCATGGGCGCCAAACCGCTGGCGTTCACGCTGGCGTTCGCCCTGCCGAAAGCGGATGAAGCGTGGCTCGCCGCGTTCAGCGAAGGGCTGTTCGCGCTGGCCGAACGCTACGGCTGCGAATTGGTCGGCGGCGATACGACGGGGGGCCCGCTGAATCTGTGCATTACCGTGTTCGGCAGCGTGCCGCCGCGCGCGGCGCTGCGCCGCGACGCCGCGCAGCCGGGTGACGATATCTGGATTTCCGGCACGCTCGGCGACGCGCGCGCCGGCCTCGGCGTGCAACGCGGTGAGTGGTCCGCGGATGCCAGCGACGCTGCGACGTTTCGTCGCGCCCTCGAACGCCCGGAGCCACGTGTCGCCCTCGGGCTGGCACTGCGAGGCATCGCCCACGCGGCGCTCGACCTCTCGGACGGCCTCGCCGGCGACCTGCTGCACATCCTCGAACGATCGAACCTTCGAGCCGCCGTCGACGTCGACGCCGTGCCGCGCTCGGACGCGCTGCGCCGGCTCTCGCCCGAGATCCAGCGCCGCTGCACGCTCGCCGGCGGCGACGACTACGAGCTGTGTTTCACCGCGCCGGCCTCGGCGCGCGCCTCGGTCGAAGCGGCAGGTCGCGACGTGGGTGTGCCGGTCACCCGCATCGGTACAATAAGCGCTCTCCAGGCGGCGACCGAGCGCCCGGCGATCAGCTGGCACGACACCGCTGGCGCGCCGCTCACACTGACGTTGCAAGGCTTCGACCACTTTCATGCAGACTGA